The nucleotide window TATTTTTAGCCGAAAATGAGATAGAATCCAAAATCCCCTCCATTACATTGAGATTGTAGGTTTTTCTAACCTTTTACAACTtgttctttttttaatttatttgccttTTCCATTGCAGGCAAGTGGAACAAAATGGGGGTGGGTGGCCAACTATGGAGTAGGTTATGGTGGCAGACAGTAGGGCGGCACAcctaggatttttttttttgtttgggttGGGCTAAGGTTGGTTTAAGttggtttggttttattgggccccgggcaaaatttgggccttacaataataataataataatactaaacacTCTCCCCCTCCCTTCTAAAACATCGGTCCGGCCTTGCTCCAGTCGCTGGACCTCCACGCGCCACCGTAGGCGCCACCATATACGGCGACCAgacctaaaaaaaaaaaccctcttttgctttgatttttgattAATCTTGTGTATTTCTTGTATTGAAAGTCTCTCTTTTTCTTGTATTTGAATCTCTCTCCTTTTTTCTCCAAAAAACAGAAACCCGATTACAAtggttttgaatggcttttatagccaaattttacaacttgTTTGCTAACCGATTGCCTCTTTCTTTTTGCAAGCAAGTggggtgatggagttagtggcaagtaggggtgtgcaaaattcaggtaaaatcgaaaaaattcggttaaccgatcGAATTCGGTTAATctgtcggttaaccgaattaattcggtcgggagacggttaataattttttgagttttcagttaacggttaattcggttcgaaaccggtcggttaaccgaattttttcggtttaactcaaaaaataataaataaaattataatatattaatagcccactattcactcaaacccaatccaacataaacccaaatacccaatctaatatatattaacccaagtacccaactcaattataaaaattacaaataatttaataaataaaaataaaaatctaaaactaaaaatacaaaaaatataattttatacaaataatttggttaattcggttaatttggataattcgggtaattcgggtaattcgattaattcggttaattttatacttattttaaccaaaaataaaaaaatatatataattttcggttaattcggttaaccaaaAAAATTTCGGTTCGattaacggttaaaaattttgaagggtcgattaattcggttaatgttaTTTCGGGTCAGTTAACCGACTGAACACCCCTAGTGGCACGTAGGGTGATGAAGTTAGTGGCAAGTGGGGTGATGGAGTTAATGGTTGGTTTAATGGGGTGCTAATTGGACTGTTAACTTATTTGGTGTTTTAAAGCTCTGCTTGttggacccgagcaaaatttggGTCCTACAATATTATactagactcgtaaatattataaataatatttactgactCGATTATTAGAATACGAAGTTCCAAAACTACAGTTTTCAATACCACTAAAAATGGATTGTTACATTGAAGATTAATTTGTGATTGCAACCATGTAATATTATCCTTCTAATAAAATGTATAGTCACAATATCAGTCCAGCTAAAGTATTAAatattagtaaaaatataaaacatttataCTCTAATACATTTTATAATGTATGCTTATAAAAAATGTGTTCAACAAAATGcttatgatagtaaaattataGGATAAATTATGGTAGAGGTCACTCAACTATGGGTTTTTTTTATCAGTCAGccatgaaaagttataaaattgtcatttaactattaataaatttcttttttggtcatCCAACTATAAAAAGTGACAAAATAGTTAGccaactattcaattttgtcttgTGTGGTCACTAGTTGGCTAACGTAAAAATGAAAACACCCAAAAATCTAATATAGTCAGgagaccaaaaaagaaaaattattaatagttgagtgaccattttgtaacttttcatagttaggtgaccaaaaaaagaaaaaaatcatagTTGGGTGACTACTAATGTAGTTTACCGAAACTTATAAGGCAACCATTTATCTCCATGTTCTCCTATTTGCACGCTATACATGCACTCTAcataaacatgccaaaacaacATACCCCTAATTATATCTTGTGATCATTCAGAAATCAACTAACAACGAGGCATATATTACATGAATTATTATTGTTGAATATTTTTGGCATCAGCACACCTCTGATCATTTGGAGGATGTAAGATGTAGCATTTTGAAGAATTTAAATATATGTATCTTATAGGAGCTCATTAAATGCCTCATCAGCCATTTAATTAATAAACCCATGTAATCAACCTTAGTGTTAGTAAACATGTTGAACACATTAACGAGTAATATTCAAGAATTGAATGTAGAAGTTCTTGTGATTGATAGATTATTGATTGAAAGCATATCaataacatttcatattttatcgtTATCATACATTCACCTCGTGAGAAATGAAAAGTACGAGTCTCTATCATTCAATCAAAATAGAAACAGATATAGGTAAAAATGACATATTTCTAGTTTGACTAATGTGATGAAAATCAACTTCTTTTATGTGATCAAGGACCAAGTTGTGACATACTTTTATTTCCATATTATTGTGACATTAATTGTTCGCATATTGGGCAATAGATCCTTCCTATCACAATAAAAATTgtcaatttaaaactttaaaattcagATTTAATTTAAATGAGAAATTAAAAATCACATCGACATGTCGTGACGTGACGTTAGTCATTAAAATGAAGAATGATTGGGAGGAGGGTTTTTTTATTAttgtaataaaattttgattatataaaatgaaaaaaatagaaaagaaaaaattattagTAGAATTAATTTACCGAATCTCAAAAAAATTACCCACCCAAATCCTTGGTTCATTCAATTCAACAGCCAAaaccaaaaaaggaaaaaaaaaaaacctttcagtcAAAAGAACCCATTGATTTTGTGTTCTTCGATTCAATTCCTAAACCCATTGATTTTCGATTGTTGTTGATTTATTTTGTGTTCTTCTGAATcgattttatttattgaaattttataattGATTTGAGAACCTTAAACTTTCAAATCGATtctgtaataaaaaaaaaaatgcaactattttattttttaaaatcgatATGACTTAAGAAAAAAGTCGAAATCTTCGAATCATTAACTTGTCTTGGTAATTTAAAGATATGTATGTATGTTGTTTGGGTTTAGCACTGCTTAGTGCCTTGTATATGTATCGAAATATTTGTGATTAATTAACAATTTGTTATGTGAAATATACATGAACGAACACAATGCTACAGGGGAGATATATGAAATATTTCGGTGATCAACATGGTTGCTCTAGGTTCTGCTATGAAATATTTCAATGACTAAACATTGAAATGCTTTAAAAAATTGtgttaaaagataatttttttaatatatttttttaaaatctcaGATGCCACATGGCAGATAACGATTGGCTCCAAAAAAATTTTTAGACCAACTATGGTAacaaaaattaccaaaaaataAGGTTAAGAACCTAAATGAAAATACGTTAAAGTTTGGGGGCTTTTTTTGGTTTAAGCCTTATTGAATTATTATTTCTATATTATGGATTCTTTTCTCTTAACCTTTTAGCGGCCTTTTCGTCATGTTCAGACACACACTTTAGCACTTGCATGCCATTTCCCAATAACAAAGTCTCTATCCCTTTTagtttattctttattttttctgtccatttttttttttgcaaattttagggttttttttttttttttgaaatgttgaTTTACGATGTCACAATCTGAAGAAACCACTCACACCGATTCCGCCCTTCTGAGTTTAGGGCTTAACTCGACCGATCCGACTCCGATTCCCCTCGACGACTCACCGTCTGATCTCAATCACTCGGTTAAGGAAACGGACCACCACGAAAACAATCTCGAACAGCAGCTGAATAACCTCGATTTGAaggaagaggaggaggaggacaAAGTTGACGTAGAGACACAAAACGACGttgaagaggaggaggaggacatAATCGAGAATGAGAATGATGATGATGTGAAGAAGGATGAAGAAAGGAGGACGAATTATCCGGTGAGACCGGAAGCAGAGGATTGCGCTTATTATATGAAAACCGGACTTTGCAAATTTGGATTCAATTGCAAGTTCAATCACCCTGTTCGAAGGAAGAACCAGGTCTTTTTTCTCACTTCATTGTTAGTCTGTTTCATTTTATGCTGAAAATGCTCTCTCTTTAGCTGAACAGAAACTGTCTTTTTGCTTGATTGATTTTTTTTCCAGTTGTTTGTTTATGCTGTGAGCCTGTGAGTGTTGAAGTTTCATTTGTTTCAGTTGTTAATTCTTGTGCCTTGAGGAAAATGTAACCATTTCTACTTCTGTCAGCTTGTGAGCGCAAAAACTGTCTTTTCGTCTTTTCTCTCTGACGTAGCTCTTGATCAATTACCAGCTGATATATAATTTAGTATTGGGATATGTTATTCAAACAAAGGAATTTTTGATTTTTTGGCCTTGTGCTTCACATAGGTACCCGACCCTATCCCTTAACAATTAGTGATTTTGGTTGTTTTATTGTTTTGTGGTTGACTTGTTTGATACATACCTATTATCCATTTTATtctgactttttttttttcattctggGTGTTTTGGAATTATGTTGTCTGAAGGCTGTTAAGGAAAAGGATGAATCAACAGAGAAAACAAACCAACAAGAATGCAAGGTCAATCTTCATAATTTATGTTTGCAAAATGTGCTCTTTACGATCGTAACTGCTATCACGTTGATGAGTGTTACTAATTTGATTTTCAACTGTTTTTTACGTTCGGTTTTGTTTTGGATCAGTTTGAGTATTTGAACACACATGACAAGTTTATTTTTGAGATTAAGTTCTTTGCTTCCTGAGGATGAAATTCTTTTGAATTTATGCTGCTTCTTTTCAGGAAATTTTATGACTGAATTTGTGTATATTTTTTCATTCTTTCAATGAAGCCGCCTATTATATAGCATTGTCATTGCATTTCAAGTGCCTAATGTTAATATCTTTAATCACTGGTTCTAATAAATCTTGTTTTTAGACTGGTTTACTTTGGCCCATAACATATTTGTTCCTGCTTGTTCAGTTGCTTCTGAAgttcatatttttctattttaatctATGTGTATATAAGAAAAGTGCACAGTTTGATAGTAACATTTCTGTAGTTTTTCAATTTTGCTCGAGATTTTGCAGTACTACCTAAGAACTAGTGGGTGTAAGTTTGGGAAGGCTTGCAGATACAACCACTCAAAACAAAATTCTTCAGTGAGTCCTATCTTAGAGCTTAACTTTCTGGGGCTGCCCATCCGAAAGGTGTTAATTCTGTCTTTACACTATCAGTGGAACTTTAGCAAATTCCATAATTGCATTTGTCCTACAATTCTTCAAATCTTATGAGATATATATTTAGTGATTAATTGGAGTAATCATTTtggaaatttgaatttttttaattcatcACAGGGAGAGAAAGAGTGCCCCTATTACATGCGTAATGGGTCCTGCAAGTATGGAGCCAACTGCAGGTTTAATCATCCTGATCCTAAACTTGCTGGAGCTTGTGAACCACCTTCAGGATATGGTAATGGTGGATCTGTTTCATTGCAAGCTGCGTCACAAGTGAATATGGCATCCTGGTCAGCACCAATGACTTTAAATGATAGTGCTGCCTATTTTCCAATTATGTTTTCACCAACTCAAGGTGTTCCACCTCCAAATCCAGAATGGAATGGGTATCAGGTACTACCATGGCTCTTATGTTGTTTTAAGTTTCTGTTCATATAGTCTATAGCatgtattaaatttatattagCATACTATAGTTGCTAATATGTTAGCATTGCAATGGTCCTTACCTTCCTCTCGAAATGCACACCTGATTttaaaatgttctcctagattcTTGTATTCATACCTTGAAGTATCCAGTGTGTATCACCATATTGATAACTCTGaattgtgtaaaaatgcttctGCACCTTCAATATATTAATTGCATGAATGAAATGGATAATCTGGTTTAGGATGTCATGATCCCATGCACtgataattaataaatttattttgcaATTCTTACTGGCAATAGCAAACAACCATATTCAGGTAATAAATGGAATACTTCAATTCTGAAGGTCAGATGGTTAAAACTAGTTCTAGAGGTGTCCTGAGGGCACTTTTTAAGATTACTAActtgaataatttatttttcaatttgcaaCTCATGAAACTAACTGCCATTTTCTGCATTAATACAAAAGAATCAGTATAAATGGTATTTAAAACAAACTTAAAGAAGTGCATGTAAGGAACTTGTTAGCAAAAACCATATTATACTTGGCCGGCTTCAAGGTTTTTGTTGAAAATCCTACTTTCACTTTTCTCATCATGCAGTTTGGTCACTTTGTTATCTCAAGGTCTGAAATACTTGCAAATGTAAGCAGATTCATGTAGAGACAATGCACAGGATGTGGAAAAACATTCCATTTTCATGCTTATTCAACTGAAGAAAACTGTTATATTCACTCTTTGTCGTAGTCTAATATGTTGAGACTTGCACCAAAGTAGACTAAGTAGAACCTTGATGTTGGTTAAGTTACATGGATGATGGATTGTTTTATTTGGCTCTAAAATAGACTTGCACCAAAGTAGGCCAAGTAGAACCTTTGTCGAATGGGTATTTTTTGCTTGGTTGACTTTTTGACCTTTTGTTTATTTTACCACAACCTATTCTTAAAGAAGCCCATGCTTTACATTGCCTCGTAGGTCTGAAATTGGTTCTGCATATTATTTTCTTCTCCCAGAAATTAGATATGCTTAATGAAAACTTATAACCAATATGGTTctgcataatgagttgattttgttgtgcctTATCAAGACAACGCTATATCCCCCATTGGAAAGGGGTTTGCATCCAACTCCAGCGTATGTAATGAGCAACCCATCAACTGAAACCACTGCCTATACTCATCATCAGCCACAGATGGTGGTTGATGATTTCCCTGAACGGCCTGGCCAACCCGAGTGCAGTTACTTCCTCAAAACTGGGGACTGTAAGTTCAAATCTAATTGCAAATATCATCATCCAAAAAATCGTGTTCCAAAGCCGACTCCATGTGCTCTCAGCGACAAGGGCCTGCCATTGAGACCCGTAAGTTTTTTCTCTTTTAGATTGTGCTgcttttgaaatatatataaaccAGGTAGATACTTTTAAAGTTTTCTTTGTATGTGGAAAATGAAAACATACGTAATTCACGTAACTACAAATGTTTCACAATTCCTGTTTCGTACCTAGATAGTGCAATTCCAACTCTCCGTATCTCCTCTTGTATTTTGAAACATGCTCCTTATTAGAAATCAACAAAAAATTGCATATTTTAGAAGTTGCAACTTGATTCATATAATCTAGGCAACGATTAAAACCAAATGTACCGTTAGGCTCCGAGATTAACCCTGATAACATACATTACTCTTTTAGCATTTAGTTCCTGCAAATAATTCATGTTTTTGGTGAAGACAATAAATTCGGTAAAAGTTCCATGGAAGTTCTTGTACTAAGagttgattgcattttgtctcCTTTACTCAAAAAAAGGAGTCAATTGGttttttgtattaaaatttttatctatttttaccgTTAAAAATTGACATGGATGACGAAATAACCAGATGGTTACACGTGACGTGTCACATGTGCTTCATATTGGTATATAGGGATCAGTTTTTAATAttagaaatagatgaaatttatTTAGTAGAGGAGACAACATGTAATTATACTAGGGCGTCCATGATACTTATACCCAATAAATTCTCATTTCTCATCGTGCTTAACGTTTAATGCTTTCTCGGTTTCATATTTTTGGAATCCAGGATCAAAGCATCTGCTCATACTATAGTCGATACGGCATTTGCAAATTTGGGCCAGCCTGTAAATTTGACCATTCAATACAAGCAACTCCTCCAACAGTGTCCGGACTAGATCAGCCTCGACCGTTCAGCCATTCCACCGCTACAGAACAAGCTGGAATTGCCAGAAGCAACCGTGCTGATACCGCAGTTCAGCAGTCTGTGTAAAACAAGGATTCTTCGATCAAAGGTCCATACCACTTAGATCTCTCACATTATTATCAAGGATTCtgaattttccctttttttcaaCCGGAAAAGTCGATTTGACCTCTTTCTTCGTGTTTCGGTAGCCATAAACTTTTCAGGGAATGTCATTATATATGAACACTATATACTTAAATGTATTGTTTTTGCTAGTGCTAGTGCTAGTGCTTGAAGCTGAAAATGAAATCCAGAAAAATGTAAATTATGGCAGATTTTTTACGTTATCTTAGGAACTAATGCAAGTGAAAGTTTGAACATCTTTTACTTCTAGGGCCGGGCCACAGCCGGGGCGGGTGGCGGTGCGGcttatatatcttttatttttgaaatatcaTAATATTTTAATGAGTTAATTGCACAAACGTCTTCAAACTATTGCCCTAATTTTGAATTGGTCCTAAAACttcaaaacattttaattatCTTCTCAAACTATTAATTTCATATCAATATGTAAAATGTTGttgcataaattttaaaattaaaaactaaaaataaagtaaaactaAAAAAGAATGAATAATGGtttttgtaaaagtttaaaaatctaaaactaatatttttaccatattaatttttctttaaaatttttattttaaattatgtcacataatatttgagatttcatttaatggttaaattaacAATTTATAGTAACGGAATGATCTTAACAATATAACACCAATAATTTGAtaatgtaattaaaatatttttaagtctaAAGgccaatttaaaatgaaaattatagtTTAGAGATATTTGATgcaattaaatttaattagaataataAAATGGAGCTTCTTTTATATTAAAAGACACTCAAAAACTATGATATTACAACACAATTTTCCTgcaaaaacataataaataaataaaaaacaaacacATAATTTTTAACAAGAAAATTGCATCATACTAATCAAaaacttgtttttttttctctACAAATTCAAATGATTTCAACCATTGATTCAACCCCATTGGACACTTGATTTTGTTCTTTGATCACCATTTTCCTCATCTTATTCACCCATTTGATAAACCCCAACATTAAATCATATAAACTAAGTGCAATATAAACCCCAATACCACCAATAATGCCATTAGCAATAGAATAAGTCAATGGCATAGTCGACATTGTAACAAAAGCAGGGACTGCTTCTTTAATATTCTCCCAATTTATATCTTTCACCACTTTCATCATCATCACACCAACAATCACTAATGAAGGTCCAATAGCCCATGGTGGTACACTTGTCAACAACGGCGTAAAAAACAACGATAAGAAGAAATAAAAGGCGATAACGACAGCAGTTAATCCTGTTCGACCCCCTTCTTTAATCCCGGCAGATGATTCAACGTAAGTAGCTACAGGTGAAACCCCTAACGCCGAACCGACGATAGTCGAACTAGCATCAACAATGTATGCTAAATATTCACCTTCAAAACTCCCTTTATCATCCAAAAACCCCCCAATTTCAGCCATGGTGTATAATGTACCAGTTGTAGCAAGCACATCAA belongs to Gossypium arboreum isolate Shixiya-1 chromosome 7, ASM2569848v2, whole genome shotgun sequence and includes:
- the LOC108477149 gene encoding zinc finger CCCH domain-containing protein 67-like isoform X2, yielding MSQSEETTHTDSALLSLGLNSTDPTPIPLDDSPSDLNHSVKETDHHENNLEQQLNNLDLKEEEEEDKVDVETQNDVEEEEEDIIENENDDDVKKDEERRTNYPVRPEAEDCAYYMKTGLCKFGFNCKFNHPVRRKNQYYLRTSGCKFGKACRYNHSKQNSSVSPILELNFLGLPIRKGEKECPYYMRNGSCKYGANCRFNHPDPKLAGACEPPSGYGNGGSVSLQAASQVNMASWSAPMTLNDSAAYFPIMFSPTQGVPPPNPEWNGYQTTLYPPLERGLHPTPAYVMSNPSTETTAYTHHQPQMVVDDFPERPGQPECSYFLKTGDCKFKSNCKYHHPKNRVPKPTPCALSDKGLPLRPDQSICSYYSRYGICKFGPACKFDHSIQATPPTVSGLDQPRPFSHSTATEQAGIARSNRADTAVQQSV
- the LOC108477149 gene encoding zinc finger CCCH domain-containing protein 67-like isoform X1 codes for the protein MSQSEETTHTDSALLSLGLNSTDPTPIPLDDSPSDLNHSVKETDHHENNLEQQLNNLDLKEEEEEDKVDVETQNDVEEEEEDIIENENDDDVKKDEERRTNYPVRPEAEDCAYYMKTGLCKFGFNCKFNHPVRRKNQAVKEKDESTEKTNQQECKYYLRTSGCKFGKACRYNHSKQNSSVSPILELNFLGLPIRKGEKECPYYMRNGSCKYGANCRFNHPDPKLAGACEPPSGYGNGGSVSLQAASQVNMASWSAPMTLNDSAAYFPIMFSPTQGVPPPNPEWNGYQTTLYPPLERGLHPTPAYVMSNPSTETTAYTHHQPQMVVDDFPERPGQPECSYFLKTGDCKFKSNCKYHHPKNRVPKPTPCALSDKGLPLRPDQSICSYYSRYGICKFGPACKFDHSIQATPPTVSGLDQPRPFSHSTATEQAGIARSNRADTAVQQSV